The Carnobacterium sp. 17-4 genome has a window encoding:
- a CDS encoding DUF948 domain-containing protein yields MTGGEIAALIAAVAFAALVVFLIIVLLKISKVIGEVQKTVNEANKTIGVLTKDADSLLIEVEGLLNKSNTTLDDVNGKLSKTDPLFRAIGDLGTTVSSLNDSTRNLTTHVAGATKKTAQTGMVTKVGKTAVNMNKKRKDKKVNE; encoded by the coding sequence ATGACAGGTGGAGAAATTGCAGCTCTGATAGCTGCTGTAGCTTTTGCAGCATTAGTCGTGTTTCTAATTATCGTATTGTTAAAAATTTCTAAGGTAATTGGAGAAGTCCAAAAAACGGTTAATGAAGCGAATAAAACCATAGGAGTTCTTACAAAAGATGCGGATAGTCTTCTGATTGAAGTTGAGGGATTACTAAACAAATCCAATACTACGTTAGATGATGTCAATGGAAAGTTAAGTAAAACAGATCCATTGTTCAGAGCTATTGGTGATTTAGGAACGACTGTTTCAAGTTTAAATGATTCTACTCGTAACTTAACTACCCATGTTGCAGGAGCTACAAAGAAAACAGCTCAAACGGGCATGGTAACTAAAGTCGGTAAAACGGCAGTAAATATGAATAAAAAACGTAAAGATAAAAAGGTAAATGAATAA
- a CDS encoding M24 family metallopeptidase → MNKQLNALQLWLAEQNIDGAFINDPNTITYLSGYESEPHERILALAVFAKGEPFLFTPELEKEDAINSDWTHDVYGYLDNEDPWTLIAEHLRSHSSNLSKIAIEKDFLTVGRFEKLQSFFQTASFLDITPKIQTMKLIKTPDEIEKMMEAGKWADRALEIGFNAIKEGISEEEIVAEIEYRLKKEGIKEMSFETMVLTGDNAASPHGVPGKRQVQLNEFVLFDLGVVYNGYTSDVTRTIAFGEPSKQAKEIYAIVLQACNAALNAIKPGITAGELDKVARNIITDAGYGPYFTHRLGHGLGSSVHEFPSIMQDSDFVIQEGMCFSIEPGIYVPGIAGVRIEDCVVVTKKGCEVFTHTPKNYTSI, encoded by the coding sequence ATGAACAAACAACTTAATGCGTTACAACTATGGTTAGCCGAACAAAACATAGATGGTGCTTTTATTAATGATCCTAATACAATAACTTATTTAAGCGGATACGAAAGTGAACCACATGAGCGCATCTTAGCTTTGGCAGTTTTTGCTAAGGGTGAACCTTTCCTTTTCACACCCGAACTTGAAAAAGAGGATGCTATAAATAGTGACTGGACACATGATGTTTATGGTTATTTAGACAATGAGGATCCATGGACACTTATCGCTGAACACTTGCGTTCTCACAGCAGCAACCTTAGCAAAATAGCTATTGAAAAAGACTTTTTAACAGTCGGACGCTTTGAAAAGCTACAATCATTTTTTCAAACTGCTTCTTTTTTAGATATTACACCAAAAATACAAACAATGAAGTTAATCAAAACTCCTGATGAAATTGAAAAAATGATGGAAGCCGGTAAATGGGCTGACCGAGCTTTAGAAATTGGTTTCAATGCAATAAAAGAAGGTATATCTGAAGAAGAAATTGTTGCAGAAATTGAATACCGTTTAAAAAAAGAAGGCATTAAAGAAATGAGTTTTGAGACAATGGTCTTGACTGGAGATAACGCAGCTAGTCCGCATGGTGTTCCTGGTAAAAGACAAGTCCAATTAAATGAGTTTGTTTTATTTGATTTAGGCGTTGTATACAACGGATACACGAGCGATGTTACGCGAACTATCGCTTTTGGAGAACCCTCAAAACAAGCAAAAGAAATTTACGCTATTGTTTTACAGGCTTGTAACGCTGCTTTAAATGCAATAAAACCTGGCATAACGGCTGGAGAATTGGATAAAGTTGCCCGGAATATCATTACAGATGCCGGTTATGGACCATATTTCACTCATCGCTTAGGCCATGGGTTAGGAAGTTCTGTTCATGAGTTTCCTTCTATCATGCAAGATAGTGATTTTGTGATTCAAGAAGGTATGTGTTTCTCAATAGAACCCGGTATTTATGTACCTGGTATAGCTGGAGTCCGCATTGAAGATTGTGTAGTGGTTACAAAAAAAGGTTGCGAAGTGTTTACTCATACTCCAAAAAATTACACTTCTATTTAG
- a CDS encoding MGDG synthase family glycosyltransferase — protein MVTAPPKILILTGSYGNGHLEVTRSLITELNKRGITNIVTSDLFYEAHPILTNVTRKLYIKSFSKGQNIYGFLYYKSDYRLTDFRIDRMIDRYGYMRISQLMKENDFDVVINTFPMQALPIYKQRIKPGIPFINVLTDFCLHTRWISDGIDYFFVACDSLKKELMDTGINGNKITISGIPIKEEFYQNTPDSSQRDFSSNETKKLLISAGAYGVLKDLAHILDELKIKENLHITVVCGANQLLFKELMYEYQNDTNITILGYVSNMANLMTQSDIMVTKAGGISLSEALAIQIPLILTPAVPGQEKDNANFFEKEGMAIVTKSEEEIAPAVLSLLKQPLLARSLSKQMEKHFHPNSSALIVDKVLTLIEKPYIQKEPRHDSKEIKN, from the coding sequence ATGGTAACAGCACCGCCGAAGATATTGATTTTAACTGGCAGTTATGGAAACGGTCATCTAGAAGTGACCCGCTCACTAATAACGGAATTAAACAAACGTGGTATCACAAATATCGTCACATCTGATTTGTTTTATGAAGCCCATCCGATTTTGACTAACGTTACTAGAAAGTTGTATATTAAAAGTTTTTCTAAAGGACAAAATATTTATGGTTTCCTTTATTATAAATCTGATTACAGACTAACTGATTTTAGAATCGATAGGATGATCGATCGATATGGATACATGCGAATTAGCCAATTAATGAAAGAAAATGATTTTGATGTAGTCATTAACACTTTTCCGATGCAAGCTTTGCCTATTTATAAACAACGTATAAAACCTGGGATTCCTTTTATTAATGTCTTAACTGACTTTTGTCTGCATACCCGCTGGATTTCAGACGGAATAGATTATTTTTTTGTTGCATGCGACAGTCTAAAAAAAGAATTAATGGATACAGGGATCAATGGAAATAAAATCACTATTTCAGGAATTCCTATTAAAGAAGAATTTTATCAAAATACCCCTGATTCTTCTCAGAGAGATTTTTCTTCTAATGAAACAAAAAAATTATTAATTTCTGCTGGTGCCTATGGTGTGCTAAAAGATTTAGCACACATCCTTGATGAATTAAAAATCAAAGAAAATTTGCATATTACAGTTGTTTGCGGTGCTAATCAATTGCTTTTTAAAGAACTTATGTATGAATACCAAAATGATACGAATATAACCATTCTTGGTTATGTTTCGAATATGGCTAATTTAATGACTCAATCTGATATTATGGTAACGAAAGCAGGAGGAATTTCTCTTTCAGAAGCGTTAGCAATCCAAATCCCTTTAATTTTAACACCTGCTGTTCCTGGACAAGAGAAAGATAATGCCAATTTTTTTGAAAAAGAAGGAATGGCTATTGTAACAAAATCTGAAGAGGAAATCGCTCCAGCAGTTTTATCATTATTAAAACAACCTCTTTTAGCAAGAAGCTTATCCAAACAAATGGAAAAACATTTCCATCCAAATTCATCTGCACTTATAGTTGATAAAGTCTTAACATTGATAGAAAAGCCTTATATCCAAAAGGAGCCAAGACATGACTCAAAAGAGATTAAAAATTGA
- a CDS encoding transglycosylase domain-containing protein, whose product MNSPQNTNESSFLEKIKVVILSLIQFIKKQWISFKKTYFNRQTHSASLSKSTAKETKSTTSQKREQAKKDDKKPTLAKFLFGFNVGYSVIKNLIITLVVVLLIGGALIGGAGAGYFAYLVSGEQIPTYEEMKADIENVSATSSMYYATGEKISDLKTDLKRSEIPLSEMSPLVQEAIIATEDEYFYKHSGVVPKAVVRALAQEVTGASTTSGGSTLTQQLVKQQILTNEVSFKRKANEILLAFRIENFFSKEEILENYLNVSPFGRNNKGQNIAGLNEASVGIFGVNPIDLTLPQAAFLAGLPQNPIVYSPYSQVGALKEDLSAGMSRKDEVLFRMYRENYITKEEYDTALAYDLTQDFLPQEADVNDSTDYVYNFVEQQARQILMKQLYTADGYSAEDISNDQELKDSYYNQADLDLRSKGYKISSTIDKGVYEAMNEVVAQYATPEISYDENDNPIINNTSDLGNVKVVDYVDKETNETKTLVEPVQNGAVLRDNATGRIISFIGGVDYEFTQVNHAYQSPRSPGSTIKPLLAFAPALEEGIITPASMLFESSAKVPSWENGALGVHEITNVGNVTPNKWTDVRSGLSQSSNIVTTKIYQQMKDTYNMEEKLESYMHKMGFGSDVITTDEYQGVYYALPIGGISRGTTVLDQTDGFSTLANKGNYTEGYVIDKIEDAAGEVVYQHEVKPVEVFSPETAYLTTDILRDVLETGTAKDVEGQLNFQADIAGKTGTSDGQKDIWFIGYTPQVTLSSWIGYDNAVDTPINDLSNSGSESPSLRNRRHWARLMNAIYNANPTVLGTDQAFQKPDGVVEAKVLTSTGMLPGKVKLSNGKEVTVSGATKTELFNKKFLPKTTTYNFALAASEKELGDYWNKASKSASEEAAKKAKAEADKKNAEAKKVKTEEDKKKADAAKSEEVKAKAKIENDKKLQEAAKKKAEEKKNE is encoded by the coding sequence TTGAATAGTCCACAAAATACTAATGAATCGTCATTTTTAGAGAAAATTAAAGTAGTTATTCTAAGCTTGATACAATTCATAAAGAAACAATGGATTTCTTTCAAAAAGACATATTTTAATCGACAAACTCACTCAGCTTCCTTATCAAAATCAACTGCAAAAGAAACAAAGTCAACGACTTCTCAAAAAAGAGAACAAGCTAAAAAAGACGACAAAAAACCTACCTTAGCTAAATTTCTATTTGGGTTCAATGTTGGCTACAGTGTAATTAAAAATTTAATTATTACATTGGTCGTTGTCCTATTGATTGGCGGTGCACTTATTGGTGGAGCAGGAGCAGGATATTTTGCTTACCTTGTTTCCGGTGAACAAATCCCCACATATGAAGAAATGAAAGCTGACATAGAAAATGTATCAGCAACCTCTTCAATGTATTACGCTACTGGAGAAAAAATTAGTGATTTAAAAACAGATTTAAAACGATCTGAAATTCCATTAAGCGAAATGTCACCGTTAGTTCAAGAAGCCATTATTGCTACCGAAGACGAATATTTTTATAAACACTCTGGTGTGGTTCCAAAAGCAGTCGTTCGAGCATTGGCACAAGAAGTAACAGGCGCCAGTACAACTTCTGGGGGATCAACACTCACACAACAGCTGGTAAAACAGCAGATTTTGACAAACGAAGTCTCTTTTAAACGAAAAGCAAATGAAATTTTATTAGCTTTCCGTATTGAAAATTTCTTTTCAAAGGAAGAGATTTTAGAGAACTATTTAAATGTCTCCCCTTTTGGTAGAAATAATAAAGGGCAAAACATCGCTGGTTTGAATGAAGCTTCAGTGGGAATATTTGGAGTAAATCCTATCGATTTGACTTTGCCACAAGCGGCCTTTCTTGCTGGTCTGCCTCAAAATCCAATTGTTTATAGTCCTTATTCTCAAGTAGGTGCTCTTAAAGAAGATTTATCTGCAGGTATGAGTCGTAAAGATGAAGTGTTATTCAGAATGTACCGTGAAAATTACATTACGAAAGAAGAATATGATACTGCTTTAGCTTATGATTTAACACAAGACTTCCTACCTCAGGAAGCAGATGTTAATGACAGTACTGATTATGTTTACAACTTTGTAGAACAGCAAGCACGACAAATTTTAATGAAACAATTATACACAGCTGATGGCTATTCAGCTGAAGATATTTCTAATGACCAAGAATTAAAAGACTCTTATTACAATCAAGCAGACCTTGATTTGCGCTCAAAAGGTTACAAAATTTCTTCAACCATTGACAAGGGCGTTTACGAAGCTATGAATGAAGTCGTTGCGCAATATGCGACTCCTGAGATCTCATATGATGAAAATGATAACCCAATCATAAACAATACTAGTGATTTGGGAAATGTAAAAGTTGTTGATTACGTTGATAAAGAAACTAATGAAACTAAAACACTCGTTGAGCCTGTACAAAATGGAGCAGTTTTAAGAGATAATGCTACCGGACGAATTATTTCCTTTATCGGTGGCGTCGATTATGAGTTTACTCAAGTCAATCATGCTTATCAATCTCCTCGTTCTCCAGGTTCAACTATTAAGCCTTTATTAGCTTTTGCTCCAGCATTGGAAGAAGGCATTATTACACCGGCTTCGATGCTTTTTGAAAGCTCTGCTAAAGTACCAAGTTGGGAAAATGGAGCTTTAGGTGTTCATGAAATTACCAACGTTGGAAATGTTACTCCAAATAAATGGACTGACGTACGTTCAGGTCTTTCACAATCAAGCAACATTGTAACAACTAAAATCTATCAACAAATGAAAGACACCTATAACATGGAAGAAAAACTTGAATCTTATATGCACAAGATGGGATTTGGATCTGATGTCATCACGACGGATGAATATCAAGGAGTTTATTATGCTCTTCCTATTGGTGGAATATCTAGAGGAACAACCGTCTTAGATCAAACAGATGGCTTCTCTACTTTAGCAAATAAAGGGAACTACACAGAAGGGTATGTCATTGATAAAATTGAGGATGCTGCTGGAGAAGTTGTTTATCAACATGAAGTAAAACCTGTTGAAGTATTTAGTCCTGAAACAGCCTATCTAACAACCGATATTTTACGTGACGTATTAGAAACCGGTACGGCTAAAGACGTAGAAGGTCAATTGAATTTCCAAGCTGATATTGCAGGTAAAACTGGAACGTCAGATGGCCAAAAAGACATTTGGTTTATTGGCTACACTCCTCAAGTTACTCTGAGTTCTTGGATTGGATACGACAATGCTGTAGATACGCCTATTAATGATTTATCTAACTCAGGTTCAGAAAGTCCAAGTTTAAGAAACCGAAGACACTGGGCTCGATTGATGAATGCAATCTACAATGCCAATCCTACTGTTTTGGGTACGGATCAAGCTTTCCAAAAACCAGATGGTGTTGTTGAGGCCAAAGTTTTAACTTCAACAGGAATGTTGCCAGGAAAAGTAAAATTATCGAATGGAAAGGAAGTTACCGTTTCCGGTGCTACAAAAACAGAACTCTTTAATAAAAAGTTCCTTCCGAAAACAACCACTTACAATTTTGCACTTGCTGCTTCTGAAAAAGAATTAGGAGATTATTGGAATAAGGCTTCCAAATCTGCAAGCGAAGAAGCTGCTAAGAAAGCTAAAGCGGAAGCAGATAAAAAGAACGCAGAAGCTAAAAAAGTTAAAACTGAAGAAGATAAGAAAAAGGCTGATGCTGCAAAATCTGAAGAAGTGAAAGCTAAAGCTAAAATAGAAAATGATAAAAAATTACAAGAAGCTGCTAAGAAAAAAGCAGAAGAAAAAAAGAATGAATAA
- a CDS encoding MFS transporter, producing MTQKRLKIDRKFFFLLISLMLVEYVRAAFIISYLPVQAAVGTQFNLALVGLAISLHYISDAFSNFQAGFLMNRFGIKKIISVSFILIFLSLIVVPLFQFNGFVIILASILLGFGACPIWIVLLAKASSGSRGTNMGLIYFYWLLGMASGVIVMNYLMNINLSVSYWILPVFVVLAFFSFRLSGDHQALENTKQPFKEMFKKTLSILKKSRIILPGTLMQSISLGMLIPILPTFVLQHLKLTYNQYTLLLIIAGLTAGLLMMPIGRLIDYFSPRLLFIAGFMWFGFTLISTAFNTSIVVIFILVVSMAIAYTFFLPAWNSFVATKITKEDQNVSWGIISSFQGVGTMLGPIIGSLLASFNSSVTVIFSASLFILMGILYLIVK from the coding sequence ATGACTCAAAAGAGATTAAAAATTGATAGAAAATTCTTTTTTTTACTTATTTCATTAATGCTCGTTGAATATGTTCGTGCTGCTTTTATTATTAGTTATTTGCCCGTTCAGGCTGCAGTAGGTACTCAGTTTAATCTTGCTTTAGTGGGATTGGCTATCAGTCTACATTATATTAGCGATGCTTTTTCAAATTTCCAAGCAGGATTTTTGATGAATCGTTTTGGTATTAAAAAAATTATCTCGGTTTCTTTTATTTTAATATTTCTTTCTTTAATTGTTGTTCCATTATTTCAATTCAACGGTTTCGTTATTATTCTTGCTTCAATTTTATTAGGTTTTGGGGCATGCCCCATTTGGATCGTACTTTTGGCTAAGGCTAGTTCAGGTTCACGAGGAACAAATATGGGATTGATTTATTTTTATTGGTTGTTAGGCATGGCCAGCGGTGTCATCGTGATGAATTACTTAATGAATATTAATTTGTCTGTCTCCTATTGGATTTTACCAGTCTTCGTAGTACTTGCTTTTTTTAGTTTTCGTTTGTCAGGCGACCATCAAGCACTAGAAAATACTAAGCAACCCTTTAAAGAGATGTTCAAAAAAACTCTTTCAATTTTGAAAAAAAGTCGCATCATATTACCTGGTACTTTAATGCAAAGCATTTCCCTTGGTATGTTAATTCCTATTTTGCCAACCTTTGTATTACAGCATTTAAAACTTACTTACAACCAGTATACTCTTCTACTGATCATTGCTGGTTTAACAGCAGGTCTCCTTATGATGCCTATTGGCAGATTGATTGACTATTTTAGTCCTCGGCTTCTATTTATTGCTGGCTTTATGTGGTTTGGATTTACACTGATTTCAACAGCCTTTAATACTTCTATTGTGGTCATTTTCATTCTAGTAGTGTCCATGGCGATTGCATATACGTTTTTTTTACCGGCTTGGAATTCTTTTGTGGCTACAAAAATTACTAAAGAAGATCAAAATGTTAGTTGGGGGATCATCTCCTCTTTCCAAGGTGTAGGAACCATGTTAGGACCCATTATTGGGAGTTTGCTTGCGTCTTTTAATTCAAGTGTTACGGTTATATTTAGTGCTTCACTGTTCATTTTAATGGGTATCCTTTATCTGATTGTTAAATAA
- a CDS encoding mechanosensitive ion channel family protein: protein MDSSIMDSSNQLDSSIAVDVVDSITEQTNIFSDFWSSIDWAKIISMVTASVIQIVFFTIFFYLVKIIGNFFIERTFENYRKKKDISTNRLNTLYNLTKNLFQSFVGFFLFYAILSAIGIPVGTLLAGAGVIGLALSLGAQGFVSDIVNGFFLLLEKQIDVGDVVDLETVSGTVVDVNLKTTKVKSFDGTMNFVPNRYITIVSNKSREDMRAQIDVRLTPDTDIDKVNTIIAEVNDILVPQYPDITEPPNNLGLINLGNGHYGIRIVIFALHGHEFEIQNAFSQAYVTALTKNGIEIPVNPLNVIQ, encoded by the coding sequence ATGGACAGCAGTATTATGGATAGTAGTAATCAGCTAGACAGCTCAATTGCAGTTGACGTAGTTGATTCTATTACAGAACAAACCAATATTTTCTCGGATTTTTGGAGCTCAATCGATTGGGCCAAAATCATTTCTATGGTGACAGCGAGTGTCATTCAAATTGTCTTTTTCACAATTTTCTTTTACCTTGTAAAAATAATTGGAAATTTTTTCATTGAACGAACTTTTGAAAACTACCGTAAGAAAAAAGATATTTCAACAAATCGTTTAAACACACTCTATAATTTGACAAAAAATTTATTTCAATCTTTTGTAGGCTTTTTTTTATTCTACGCCATTCTTTCAGCTATTGGTATTCCTGTTGGTACGCTATTAGCAGGAGCTGGGGTCATTGGGTTAGCGTTGTCTCTTGGAGCACAAGGTTTCGTCAGCGATATTGTAAACGGCTTTTTCCTTCTATTGGAGAAGCAAATTGATGTTGGCGATGTTGTAGACTTAGAAACCGTTTCTGGTACAGTGGTTGATGTAAACTTAAAAACAACTAAGGTCAAAAGCTTTGATGGTACTATGAATTTCGTACCTAATCGTTACATCACGATTGTAAGCAATAAATCGCGCGAAGATATGCGTGCTCAAATTGATGTGCGGCTTACACCGGATACCGATATAGATAAAGTTAATACGATAATAGCAGAGGTAAATGATATTCTTGTGCCACAGTATCCGGATATTACTGAACCTCCAAATAATTTAGGTTTAATTAACTTAGGAAATGGTCACTACGGGATACGAATTGTGATATTCGCTTTACATGGACATGAGTTTGAAATCCAAAATGCTTTTTCTCAAGCGTATGTTACCGCCTTGACGAAAAATGGAATCGAAATCCCTGTTAACCCGCTTAATGTTATACAATAG
- the ccpA gene encoding catabolite control protein A has protein sequence MEKQTITIYDVAREANVSMATVSRVVNGNPNVKPTTRKKVLEVIDRLDYRPNAVARGLASKKTTTVGVIIPDVTNLYFSSLARGIDDIATMYKYNIILANSDQNDIKEVQVLNTLLAKQVDGIIYMGHKISDELRAEFSRSKTPVVLAGTVDPDEQMGSVNIDYEAATEQTIDQLIASGHERIAFVSGSITQEPINGVYRLKGYKTALENAGIAYDESLIFETAYTFTAGEEVYSKLAEAGATAVFAGDDEIAVGIMNGALDHSVKIPEEFEVVTANNSKLSEMVRPKLSTITQPLYDIGAVAMRLLTKLMNKEDVDEKTIILPHHIANRGTTKEE, from the coding sequence ATGGAAAAACAAACCATCACTATTTATGATGTTGCAAGAGAAGCAAATGTCTCTATGGCAACTGTTTCACGTGTTGTAAACGGCAACCCAAATGTAAAGCCAACTACTCGAAAAAAAGTATTAGAAGTTATTGATCGTCTAGACTACCGTCCAAATGCTGTTGCACGTGGATTGGCAAGTAAAAAGACAACGACTGTAGGGGTAATTATTCCCGATGTTACGAATTTATACTTTTCTTCTTTAGCTAGAGGAATTGACGACATAGCAACGATGTATAAATACAATATTATCTTAGCAAATTCTGATCAAAATGATATAAAAGAAGTTCAAGTATTAAACACACTTTTAGCTAAACAAGTGGATGGAATTATTTATATGGGACATAAAATTTCTGATGAATTAAGAGCAGAATTTTCACGTTCGAAAACACCTGTAGTTTTGGCAGGAACAGTAGATCCTGATGAGCAAATGGGTAGCGTAAATATTGATTATGAAGCTGCAACAGAACAAACAATTGACCAATTGATTGCTAGCGGACACGAGCGTATTGCTTTTGTATCGGGATCAATAACACAAGAACCAATAAATGGGGTTTATCGCTTAAAAGGGTATAAAACAGCGTTAGAAAATGCTGGTATTGCTTATGATGAAAGTCTGATTTTTGAAACAGCCTACACATTTACGGCTGGAGAAGAAGTATACAGTAAGTTAGCTGAAGCAGGAGCTACCGCAGTATTTGCTGGTGATGACGAAATTGCTGTAGGGATTATGAATGGAGCTCTAGATCACTCTGTTAAGATACCAGAAGAATTCGAAGTAGTTACTGCAAACAATTCTAAATTATCTGAAATGGTAAGACCGAAATTGAGCACGATTACTCAACCATTATATGATATTGGTGCTGTAGCTATGCGTTTATTAACTAAGTTGATGAACAAAGAAGATGTAGATGAAAAAACAATTATTTTACCACATCATATTGCAAATAGAGGGACAACTAAAGAGGAATAA
- a CDS encoding N-acetyldiaminopimelate deacetylase, with translation MPKENPFIQMRRELHLIPEIGLEEYETHRYLMSKIKELPQENLDIKTWETAIVVRVKGSIGQKTIGWRTDIDGLPIVEETELPFQSIHQGRMHACGHDVHMSIALGLLTHFSTHQTIDDLVFIFQPAEENVSGAKIIYDSGFLNDYMPDEIYALHVKPDLPVGTLGTKVGTLFAGTCAIDVEFRGVDGHAAYPHESNDMIVAASQFINQIQTIVSRSVNPMEGAVITLGTMHAGTAGNIISGYASLTGTIRTLTPEMSDLTQKRVKEIVKGIELSYNCKIYLDLDQAGYYPVINSETETLTFIDYMTKNQDVNYTKIETAMTGEDFGYYLDKIPGTMFWLGVDSPYGLHHPKMMPKEEAIPFAIEHVGDFLEKKANRQL, from the coding sequence ATGCCAAAAGAAAATCCGTTCATCCAAATGCGCAGAGAATTACATTTAATTCCTGAAATTGGTTTAGAAGAATATGAAACTCATCGCTATTTAATGTCCAAAATCAAAGAATTGCCACAAGAGAACCTAGACATAAAAACATGGGAAACAGCCATTGTTGTTCGAGTCAAAGGAAGCATTGGTCAAAAAACGATTGGCTGGAGAACAGATATAGATGGTTTGCCAATAGTAGAAGAAACTGAGTTACCTTTTCAATCGATCCATCAGGGAAGAATGCATGCATGTGGACATGATGTGCACATGTCAATTGCCTTAGGATTATTGACTCATTTTAGCACACACCAAACTATAGATGATCTAGTTTTTATTTTTCAACCAGCTGAAGAGAATGTGAGTGGAGCAAAAATCATTTACGATAGTGGGTTCTTAAATGATTATATGCCAGATGAAATTTACGCACTGCATGTAAAACCTGATTTACCAGTAGGAACTTTAGGAACAAAAGTAGGAACGTTATTTGCTGGAACGTGCGCGATCGATGTCGAATTTCGTGGCGTAGATGGGCATGCTGCATATCCACACGAATCCAATGACATGATAGTAGCGGCTAGTCAATTTATTAATCAAATCCAAACAATCGTCAGTCGTAGCGTTAATCCGATGGAGGGTGCAGTGATTACTTTAGGAACGATGCATGCTGGAACAGCTGGAAATATCATTAGCGGGTATGCAAGTCTTACTGGAACCATACGGACATTAACTCCCGAAATGAGCGACTTAACTCAAAAAAGAGTAAAAGAAATCGTTAAGGGGATTGAGCTGTCGTATAATTGTAAAATTTATTTAGATCTAGACCAAGCCGGATATTATCCCGTTATTAATAGTGAAACAGAAACACTCACATTTATTGATTATATGACAAAAAATCAAGATGTAAATTACACGAAAATTGAAACAGCGATGACTGGTGAAGACTTTGGTTATTATTTAGATAAAATTCCAGGAACAATGTTTTGGCTAGGTGTAGATAGCCCTTACGGTTTGCATCATCCAAAAATGATGCCAAAAGAAGAAGCCATTCCGTTTGCAATCGAACACGTAGGAGACTTTTTAGAAAAGAAAGCCAATCGACAATTATAA
- a CDS encoding YtxH domain-containing protein encodes MTKKGGFLLGAIVGAATAGITALLYAPKSGKELREDLNQQKTNAKGSAKEYVDIAKEKGKEMKTVAKDASEDIKISLKESASQMKDQLTRASKDVGDGLSDLKDSATDVAQEAKATATETAEEVKSKAKDTTEEVKSSAKDGKEEATDVSTNLKYDSDSLKEEVERNTMDYAYDQEKAEEGPDYSTSNISTEQTKENGKKDEHKTTNTNVGI; translated from the coding sequence ATGACTAAAAAAGGTGGATTTCTTTTAGGGGCAATTGTAGGAGCTGCAACTGCAGGAATTACAGCTCTATTGTATGCCCCAAAATCAGGTAAAGAGTTACGTGAAGATTTAAATCAACAAAAGACTAATGCTAAAGGATCAGCAAAAGAATATGTTGATATCGCAAAAGAAAAAGGCAAAGAAATGAAAACTGTTGCGAAAGATGCTTCTGAAGACATTAAAATCAGCTTGAAAGAGTCAGCTTCTCAAATGAAAGACCAATTAACTCGTGCTTCAAAAGATGTAGGTGATGGCCTAAGTGATCTTAAAGATTCTGCAACAGATGTAGCACAAGAGGCTAAAGCTACTGCTACTGAAACAGCAGAAGAAGTAAAATCAAAAGCAAAAGATACAACAGAAGAAGTTAAATCATCTGCAAAAGATGGTAAAGAAGAAGCAACAGATGTTTCAACTAATCTAAAATATGATAGCGATTCTTTGAAAGAAGAAGTTGAAAGAAACACGATGGACTATGCTTATGATCAAGAAAAAGCTGAAGAAGGTCCTGACTATTCAACATCAAACATTAGTACAGAACAGACTAAAGAAAATGGAAAAAAAGATGAGCACAAAACAACAAATACAAATGTGGGCATCTAA